In a single window of the Paenibacillus sp. MMS20-IR301 genome:
- a CDS encoding ABC transporter ATP-binding protein, protein MSETALELKALEKSYGRFKAVDRLSFSVKRGEIFSLLGPNGAGKTTAINLIAGILEPDHGSIEMNGSPVRGSRSWSSRIGVCHQEKQLWPLLTCEEQLYFAGDMYRMDRKRLKQRAALLLEQVGLAEKRKVLAKNLSGGMQRRLHMILSVIHHPELIILDEPEAGLDPQSRVLVREFIKTLSETGTVLLTTHNMDEAERLSSRVAVMDKGQVLVCGTPAALQQMIAPEETLDIYYPEQIQQTALLNSPGYAVQFTDRSISITGSHLAGAVPRILDQLNSLYGNPLTFTLRQSTLEDVFIKLTGRSLRE, encoded by the coding sequence GTGAGTGAAACAGCACTGGAACTTAAGGCGCTGGAGAAAAGCTACGGCCGCTTCAAAGCGGTCGACCGTTTATCCTTTAGCGTAAAGCGGGGCGAAATATTCAGCCTGCTCGGCCCGAACGGCGCAGGCAAGACAACAGCGATTAATCTGATCGCCGGCATACTGGAGCCGGATCACGGGAGCATTGAAATGAACGGCAGCCCTGTTCGCGGCAGCCGCTCATGGAGCAGCAGAATCGGCGTCTGCCATCAGGAGAAGCAGCTGTGGCCGCTGTTAACCTGCGAGGAACAGCTTTATTTTGCCGGAGATATGTACAGGATGGACCGGAAGCGGCTCAAGCAACGCGCAGCTCTGCTGCTGGAGCAGGTCGGGCTTGCGGAGAAGCGCAAGGTACTGGCGAAGAATTTATCCGGAGGCATGCAGAGACGGCTGCATATGATTCTGTCAGTCATTCATCATCCGGAGCTTATCATTCTGGATGAACCGGAGGCTGGACTTGATCCGCAGAGCAGGGTACTGGTCAGAGAATTCATCAAGACGCTCTCGGAAACGGGAACAGTACTGCTTACAACACATAATATGGATGAGGCGGAGCGCTTGTCCTCCAGAGTGGCAGTAATGGACAAAGGACAAGTGCTTGTCTGCGGCACGCCGGCTGCGCTTCAGCAGATGATTGCGCCCGAGGAAACGCTGGATATCTACTATCCGGAGCAGATACAGCAGACTGCACTATTGAATTCACCGGGGTATGCTGTGCAATTCACGGACCGGAGTATCTCCATTACCGGCAGTCACCTGGCCGGGGCCGTTCCGCGCATTCTGGACCAATTGAACTCCCTGTACGGAAATCCGCTGACCTTCACATTAAGGCAGAGCACGCTGGAGGATGTGTTCATCAAGCTGACCGGAAGGAGTCTGCGGGAATGA
- a CDS encoding molybdenum cofactor guanylyltransferase: MLTGIILAGGRNSRMQGQNKALLTYEGERFIDRQLKEMHTLCRRIIVVTNDASPYQEELQPEITYIPDIYAGHGPLSGFHAAFTEIGTEGYAWVVGCDSPDISAPAASWMLTRLMEGGYDAVLPVIHGKHQMLHGIYRPERMLPRITERLEAGHYRLSGLLDYMHWLGVDKDELAGAGIHGHFTADIDTPEQYKAWLLQQPAERDDLT, translated from the coding sequence GTGCTGACAGGCATCATATTGGCAGGCGGGCGGAACTCCCGGATGCAAGGACAGAACAAAGCGCTTTTGACTTACGAGGGGGAGCGGTTCATTGACCGGCAGCTCAAGGAAATGCACACCCTCTGCCGGAGGATCATTGTGGTTACAAACGATGCTTCCCCTTATCAGGAGGAGCTTCAGCCGGAGATCACTTACATTCCGGACATCTATGCAGGGCATGGGCCTTTAAGCGGGTTTCATGCCGCCTTCACTGAGATTGGCACAGAAGGATATGCCTGGGTGGTCGGCTGCGACAGCCCGGATATCTCGGCCCCGGCAGCTTCGTGGATGCTTACCCGGCTGATGGAGGGCGGTTATGATGCTGTTCTGCCTGTAATTCATGGCAAGCACCAGATGCTTCATGGCATCTACCGGCCGGAGCGGATGCTGCCCAGAATTACGGAAAGGCTGGAAGCCGGGCATTACCGGCTATCGGGATTACTGGATTATATGCACTGGCTTGGGGTAGATAAGGATGAGCTGGCCGGTGCCGGGATACACGGACATTTCACTGCAGATATAGATACACCGGAACAATACAAGGCTTGGCTGCTGCAACAGCCGGCAGAAAGGGATGATCTCACATGA
- a CDS encoding molybdenum cofactor biosynthesis protein MoaE, with protein MSSSLFEITDKPIIPQEISDKVLRREAGAITLFLGTVREFTQGKRTLYLEYEAYPFMAVTQLERIGQEVSERWPDTMVAVTHRIGKLEITDIAVVIAVSSPHRKAAYEANEYVIDRIKQIVPIWKKEAGEDGQVWIGDQQNQSAYPEGRPLLPDIPAEDKQ; from the coding sequence ATGAGCAGTTCATTATTTGAAATTACAGACAAGCCGATTATCCCCCAGGAGATATCCGATAAGGTGCTGCGGAGAGAAGCCGGAGCGATTACGCTGTTCCTGGGCACTGTGCGGGAGTTCACACAGGGGAAGCGGACCTTATATCTTGAGTATGAGGCTTATCCGTTCATGGCTGTAACCCAGCTGGAGCGGATCGGGCAGGAGGTGAGCGAGCGCTGGCCGGATACGATGGTGGCGGTTACGCACCGGATCGGCAAGCTTGAGATTACGGATATTGCCGTTGTCATCGCTGTATCCTCCCCGCACCGCAAAGCTGCATATGAAGCGAATGAATATGTAATTGACCGGATTAAGCAAATCGTCCCCATCTGGAAAAAAGAAGCGGGCGAAGACGGACAAGTATGGATCGGCGATCAGCAGAATCAAAGTGCATACCCGGAAGGAAGACCTTTGCTGCCGGATATTCCTGCAGAAGATAAGCAGTAG